Within the Gracilinema caldarium DSM 7334 genome, the region TAAATGTATGACTGGTACCAGATCGTATATTCTCTACAAAGTTAAAAAGATATTCGAATTCCTTATACCGGCCTGCAAGTTCCATATCGCGGGCAATGTCCTGCAGGATAGGGGCCGGATCATAAGCTTCTTGGATAGGAGCGGTCCCAAGGCGGACCCATGGCACAGTTGCATCCCACAGCTTTATACTATAGTCAAGTAAATCAAAGAATGATGTATCAGCGTACACAGATACTATGCTTAGGGTAAGCAGGAATAGAACTCCTGTGATTTTTTTCATAAAAGTCGCCCTCACCATGCATTTTTAAGATTATCATTTACGATGGCTTTACGATGCCCTGTATCTTTTTCGTATGTTGATTGTACACTTTAATATTATTTTTGGGAAAGCAACAACTGAAAAAAACGGTTAAATACAGGAAGCTTATTTATGCATCTTATATTGGTCTCTGCGGTTCTTTCAGGAACTGTTCAATCACGAGGTCGGTGGCACCGCGACCGATGCGACGGGAATCATAGACATCGGATACGATTTTGATAGGATCCTGGGCTCGGTGAACCAAATCGGAAAGCCGTGTTTCCAAGGCTTCTTTAAGGAGCCGGGCATAACCGGGGAAGCGGCTGATAATAAGATAGCTTTCCGGAGAAAAGAGGGTGTGAATATTGCGGACCGCCAGTTCAAACATATGAAGGGGTTCATCCAGTCCTGCCTGAATACGGGAACCTAGGGGGCTATCGAGCACCGTCTCCAGATCTGCCAGCCCAGTCCCGGGGGCAACCTTTTGTATCCGATTCAGGATAGCATCCTCAGCGATATAGGCTTCCAGGCAGCCCTGGCCGCCACAGGTACAGTGGGGCCCTTCACAGTTAAAGGAAAGGTGGCCCACTTCGAGGGCAGTTTTACCAAGGACCGTAAAGGGTTGGGTATTTTCAATATAGGCCCCGCCAACCCCGGAGCGGACGAGAAACGCAAAGAGGCTTTTCGAACCCCGGGCTTCGCCATACTTGAGTTCGGCCAGGGCTGCCAGGCTTGCGTTGTTATGGAGGTACACAGGAACTGCATAGCGTTCCTGCAATCTGGCAACCAACGGAAAATTGATAAGCCCCCTAATGCGGGGATAGGAAAGAATGAGCCCCTGATCCAGGTCAATCCGGCCCGGCGCTCCGATACCAAAGCCCAGAAGCCGGGAGATATCGATTTTACAAATCTCCAGAGCCCGCTCAATTAACCCATGGAGGGCAGCGACCAGGGTGTCTGCGTCCAGATCTTCGGGGAACAGCCCTTCATCAACATAACGGATTTCCCCTGAAAAATCACTGAGAGCCAGGGTGGCAGAGCGGGACCAGAAATCAATCCCGATACTATAAAAGGCTTCCGGGACCACTTCGAAATACTGGGGTTTTCGCCCTTTTTTTTCCTCCCCAGCAGTTTGACCAGCCTGAGCCTCCTCATACCGGGCTAGCTGCACCGGCCTGATAAGCCCCTGTTTTTCGAGGTCTGTAAAAATGCGAAAAATAGTGGGAGCCCTGAGTCCGGTGAGGCTCACGACCTCTGATTGGGAAAGGTACTTGCGCTGTCTTAGGAGACCCAGTATAATTTTGACATTCCGTTCCCGGATATCAGCACTTCGCAGGGGCAATCCACTCATAGTTACTTCCAGTAAATAAGTATTAACCTATTCTAAACCCAGTTTCTTTATTTGTACAGAGCATTTTGATGTTCCTCTTTTCCGGAGTACCGGAGTAAACCCGCTTTATTAAAGGCCTTATGAAAGACCGAAATCCTTGTTTACCCGGCGGTGTACCAGGTCCCGGACCACCCAGGAAGCGATAAGAAGCCCCGCCGCAGGGGGCACAAAAGCCGTACTGCCGGGAAGGTGTTTCCCCGGGTTATCCGTTTCGGTAAAGGCCCGCTCCCCATTCTGGAGTACTACCGGGCTTTCCCGGGAATAGACCACCGTGAGGGACCGTACTCCCCGCTTTTTCAGTTCCCGTCTGAGCACCCTGGCCAGGGGACAGGTACTCGTTTCATAAATATCAGCCACTTCCAGCTTTGAGGGGTCCAACTTGTTTCCGGTTCCCATGGAGCTGATTATCGGAATTCCCCGGGCCTGGGAACGCAGAATGAGGTCGATCTTGGCGCTGACCATATCGATGGCATCGACCACATAATCGATGGGGCTAGAAAAAAAGCTTTCGGCCCTTGCCGGGGTATAGGTTTCCTGCCGGGCCTCGACCTGGGCTTGGGGATTAATGTCCAGAATCCGTTCCTGCATCACCTGAGCCTTTGGTTTTCCTATAGTAGAATGTAGGGCAATGACCTGCCGGTTCAGATTGGTGATGGAGACCACATCAAAATCGACGAGGAGTAAGCGGCCAACCCCTGACCGGGCCAGGGCTTCCGCAGCCATCCCCCCTACCCCGCCCAGACCAAAGACCGCTACCCGGCTCTCTTTAAGTACCTGCAAAGCCTCGGAGCCCAGAATCAGCTCCGTTCGCATAAATTGATGAACCATAGTTACCTATTGCCTTAATTACAGAAGTGACTAATAATAACCTATTATGAATTTATTTACAAACTGCAAACCCAGAGCCTCCGTGTTCGATAGGAACCGGAGAGACACGGTCCTTAATCTAAGTGATTTTTTAAATCATCATTTTGATGAAAATTCTGCAAAGCAATTTTTGAGTGAGAATTTTGTTACTTCGGG harbors:
- a CDS encoding ROK family transcriptional regulator, producing MSGLPLRSADIRERNVKIILGLLRQRKYLSQSEVVSLTGLRAPTIFRIFTDLEKQGLIRPVQLARYEEAQAGQTAGEEKKGRKPQYFEVVPEAFYSIGIDFWSRSATLALSDFSGEIRYVDEGLFPEDLDADTLVAALHGLIERALEICKIDISRLLGFGIGAPGRIDLDQGLILSYPRIRGLINFPLVARLQERYAVPVYLHNNASLAALAELKYGEARGSKSLFAFLVRSGVGGAYIENTQPFTVLGKTALEVGHLSFNCEGPHCTCGGQGCLEAYIAEDAILNRIQKVAPGTGLADLETVLDSPLGSRIQAGLDEPLHMFELAVRNIHTLFSPESYLIISRFPGYARLLKEALETRLSDLVHRAQDPIKIVSDVYDSRRIGRGATDLVIEQFLKEPQRPI
- a CDS encoding tRNA threonylcarbamoyladenosine dehydratase, translated to MRTELILGSEALQVLKESRVAVFGLGGVGGMAAEALARSGVGRLLLVDFDVVSITNLNRQVIALHSTIGKPKAQVMQERILDINPQAQVEARQETYTPARAESFFSSPIDYVVDAIDMVSAKIDLILRSQARGIPIISSMGTGNKLDPSKLEVADIYETSTCPLARVLRRELKKRGVRSLTVVYSRESPVVLQNGERAFTETDNPGKHLPGSTAFVPPAAGLLIASWVVRDLVHRRVNKDFGLS